Below is a genomic region from Rosa chinensis cultivar Old Blush chromosome 5, RchiOBHm-V2, whole genome shotgun sequence.
AGGCATTTTGTATTTCTAATTCGCACAGCTTCATTCAACTGTTGAACATAATCTACCATCACTTAGGGTTATAATCAAACTTGTCAGAGTTTGCAATTTGTGTATTGTTCACATGATTATgaaatttttctccatcatcttTGCTTTCTTTTACACTACATTGCATTTAGTAACCTTGGAATAAACTTGCAGCTCATTGGTGTTCCTGATCGAGCCGAGAAAGATGAGGTTGTTAAATCAGTCATGGATTTGAAAAGTGCTGAAATTGAAGAAGGTTACACCATGGACGCTGTTGGATATCGccggttggggggggggggggcggctTCCAACCGTAAATGTGTGGAAACAACATCTTCCGTGTTGCttcattttcaatattatctttatttttatctCTTTGATTTGAAATAACAGTATATTTCTGAGATTTCTGAATGATTTTGAGATATTTTACCATATGAgtattttaaagagattttgaGACGGTTTTTGACATGATTTCCATCATGAATTGAGATTTCAATACCAGTGAGTGATTAAGAGTATTCAAATGCTTTTTCTTGGACTTTTTGGTTTTATGTGCCTAGTCTGGAGATAAGTTGAGGTCGAGCGTGCACAGAAGTCGAGGAATAGTGTCCAACTCTTTCATCTTCATTTTAGGTTACTGTTTAACCTACTCGTACTTTATTGCGGTTTATTGTCTAGTTTCTCTGATTACCAATATTTGTATAACTTCGTATTTTGAATAGATTTAAAGTTATAGAAATTGTTTAGGAGTTAGTTATAAATTGTGGGGAACAGATAGGCTCCAGGAGATAAGGATGGATATGATTATTAAGGAGTGTTAGAATATTTTTATtggtttgggtagtccacttttaggggaagttccgccaaatttttggtagaatttcttctataGTAGGCCTTGCAGGACCACCTCAGATTTCAAAgtgaaattcggggtgggtcttgtcaaCTTGGTATTAGAGCATTATGTTGTTAGGTCTTGTAGACTTTCTTACTCTCGTGTTAGCTTATATACTTGGTGATACTCAGTAcccctcgagtgatggcccgactgcagcggttctcTATCATATACTCTTCCGTGCTAGTGCAATCATCAAGTGTATAAGGTACCTATCTCGATATCGTTTCTTTCAGTTGTTTGGTATTGACTTTCCATTTTTGGTACTATGCCTCTTAGACGTTGGCCCGGTAGGAATTCTGCATGTGTTGAGGAGTATGTAATGTTGTGCACTCTGGTGGTGACTGTTGAAAGAAACGAAATCGATGGGTTTAGCATGGATTGCGAATTGAGAATTGAGATATAGTTATCCTTTGTTTTTGAGTTCAACAAGTTTGTTGAGGTACAAGGACAGACTGTGATCACGCTCACGACTATTAAGGATGATTGGCCATAGATATGGCCTATTTACGAATGCAATATATGTTTCAGGATCTAGTTTTTGGTTGAAAGTTGAACTAATAGTTGTGGTTCTTGCGTTGCACCGAGTTTTGAAAGACGTAGTAAATAATGTGGGCAATTTGGTAACCACTAACTTGTGAGATGTATTAGCAGTTTTGGTTGGAGATATTCATAATTTCAGTAAAGGCTTTGGTACACGTACGATTTGGGGAAATTCTAGTTTCATACATGTAATAGAATATCCATTGGGCAATGTCAAATAGTCAGTTAGAGATGTTATATGGCTAGCAAGGTAGTTATATGAAGGAGTTTCTCTAGTTGACACAAAATGTTAGTTCAAGGCGTGATCAAGGTTCTAGTAAGGTATCACATTGGTGCAGAGGATGCATAGTAGGCCTTTAACTGACGTAGAGTGATATGTACAATTATGCGTCTAATAGTGGGACTTGCGTAAGCATAGAAGATATATATAGCTTAGGAAGATAAGAATCAATGAAAACACCTTGAGACCAGACTTTAGGCAAAGTTTCAACATTTCAGAATGAGGGTCAATCTGTTTCTGATGTTAGTTATCCATTTCCAATCGACCAACTCTTAGCTTGCCTAGTTACTTTCTTGGTCTTCAGTAGACTTACTTTCCTATTCAATATAAGATCGTCACTTCTTCCAATAGATTAGCACATTTTTCTCCCTCTTGAACATTATACTTTGGATTTGTTCGTGTGCCCCATTCCTTCTTTAATTGTATGAAATTTTGAGGACCAAACTTTTTATAATGTGGGCAGATTGTTATGCCCTGTACCTAAACTtatccgtttactagtcatttggacgataAATGACAATTATCTTCACTTTTACCGTTGTTTCGATGCTTTTAGGGGTGTTAAAAGTTGATTGTttatttcattcatttttttagGAAAACTTCCTTCTAGAAAGTTATAGAGGAAGTTCAACCGAGTTCGGAGACACGAAGTATGCTAAAATCAGTATTGTAACGAAGAAGTTAAAAGTTAATGGCAGTTTTCGAAAACAGTCATTTTGGGAAGATTCCCTAAATGGAAACTCAGTCCCTTAAACccaaaaatttccagatttcatGCCTGATCTTCTCGGCCTCGCCGAGATAATCCATTCAATCTTCTTCTAATTCCTTCGACCCCTACCCTCGGGATCGGCCACATTAGGCCATGAAACTGGTTCCATTCTCTTCGTCTTCAAACcatctttccaaccatataagcCTTGCATCCTCTAGTTCACCATAAACGACGAATCGAAGAAAAGAAGGTACGATACTTTTTCGGcgtatttttcaaaatttggcCAACTCCGGCCAAATTGGACGTTGAGACTAACTGGGCTTTGTTTGTCTTGCAATGCTCTACAAACCCACCAAGTTTTACATCTCAATTCAACCCGAGGAAGACGAATTTTTGATTCGAGCGATTTCGGGCCCAAATCCTCCTCAAATCCTTCCGAGGTAAATTTCAGCTTCTATATTTAAAATTGGACTTTGTGTTAGTTGAAAAAAGTTGTTAGGGATGATGAGAGCTAGGATCATGGTGATGAAATTTCATGACCCTATTCGTGGTTAGAGGTGGCGGCGAGTGAGGCCCACGTGCAGCAGTTAGCGGAGGCACATGGGGGCGCACCCGACCACTTCAGGGTGTCTGATTTGGTGATTCGTGTAGAGCATGAAGTTACGGACACGTGAGTATAATTTGGTAGCCATATGATGAACTTTGGGATCAATAGGAACTTTTGAAGTTTTAGAAATTCCAGTTTTGAGTCTGTaagatccgaccgttagatCGACCCTATTTTTCACTAGGTTGTTACAATTGTTGAGTCAAGGCAAAAAATTATCATTTAGGGGTTTCGGTTTTGTTATCACTACTTTAATTTCAATTCTTGAAATCCGTTATTCATAGTTATCAATTTGTTCAGGATGACTTATCACTTATAGATCGAGCTCGAGCAGAAATTCATCGGAAGACTGTCATAGCCAGAATTCTGTGAGTGGATTTTTGTTCTTAAATTATTTATGCATGCAGTTTACTTTTGGGCATTATTTAttatgagatttaattatgatttaaattattgatatattgagttttatgagctttaatttatcgagatttattgaatTATATATACTTTAGAGATGATTTACGGAGTGGAGTTGAAAACCCGAAAGGGTAGCTGGAGCAAAAATTAagacaagaaaaacaaaaggggATATTCTTGTCATGCACAACCCTTAAACTAAGACACGCTAGTTTTGTATAAAGGGCATGCAAGATCTTATACTAACATAGTATATAGATGAGCCATTACGTCTTGGATTCTCACCCACTCACTTTAGCCAGCGATGTCCGAGTCTAAGAAACAAAAAGACCtgagggtctgttttgtagtaAGGATATGAATCATGTACAtacatttactatatactataGTAAATTTGTCCACGCACTGTTTATCGGCTTAGAAACAGTGCCGGCTGAGGAGCCGAGCCGGTCATGGATATGAAAAGACGATTTTGCCCCTGCGTGCTGTTTGTTGCTTCGACACCTGGGGGTGTCTTCGCTGCTTCACTCCACAGAGCGGTAGATAGTGAAGGAAGTGGTGCTGTTTGTTAGCATGTACGAGTCTGATTCCATCTTCCCTGTAACACTGTTTGCTGTGAATAGGTTCTGCAtgttctctgtgtgtgtgtgtgtttttgtgTTCTCTGATAAGAGAAATAATCAAGAAGAGTGAAGATTGCAATTTTGAAAATCTTCGTCTCCTATCGCGTTTTGGGATTTTTAGCGTATTTTGATCTCTGATCGGATCTTTTGTtgttattgattttcaattcaTATGGGTTTTAACGCTATAAGCATTCTGTCTGTTTGTTTTCAACTTCAACATTTAGATAATTGGTGCATCAATTCATATCTTGTCttaaataaaaattttcatTACTTGATAGCACACTTTTATCTTCCTGTAACTACAATCATTTCTGTTGCAGAACTTTAATCATTTGTTTCCAAAATTTTTTTAGTCAATTAATGGTTCACATAGTCTGAGCCTATTGAAAAGGAATTCTCCCTTTCTTCATTCATTCAACTGTATAATCTCAACTAATTCATTCAATTTTTCATTTGAATCAGAGGGTTTCCAGTTCTTAGACATGTATTACGTGCAGATAAACAACACTTCCAACTGAGTTTTACTTGAAATTTGTTGTAGACACCCTAGAATTTCATTTTGTGTTCTAATCTGTCCTTTCCTTTTGAACAGCTGTCAAACTGAGACTCTTGATAATCTGATTGTGTTCACAGCAAATACACAAGGTTTGACTCCTATAAAagcgaattttttttttttttttttgctgtttttCTCTTGATTCTTATACGTTGTTACTCTTATTCCACATTGTATTATTATTGAGCTTCAACTGATACAAACTATCATCTTCTATGAACTTTGTTTCTTATATGGATTCGTTCTAGAATtattactcatctatttatcTTATGAATCCATTTGTTTTATCAATGTTTTTTCATTGTGTTTTCACTTTATGATTATTGTTCTATTTGATTCACTAGAACATCAGCTATTTATTATGCTATGACGATTATGTGCTCAGCTCATTTCACAACCATCTCTTTTATCCTTTTAGAACACTCTTTCCacttattgttttctgaatGAATTATTCTCAATCAAAACTGTACTAAAAGctaatatatgaaaaatatactaaaCCTTAATATATCTTTTGGGAACCTGTAAAGGATCATTGCTTACCAGTTCTTGAACATTTGATACGGCAAGAGATAATCTATGTAGTTTCTGGGAAAACACTCCGAACATCCTTGTCCTCTTGCACACACGCCACTTCTGTGTTTGAACTCATCTTCTTTCTCTGTACCCCTTTACTGATTAGCTGCAGCTTGGATGTTATATATGGGGATCTAAGATGATCTTAATGATTTCTACTTTCTGATTAGTTCTCTGAATTAAGATAGCATTGTGTCTTTGAGCTTTCGTAATCTGTTTTGTACAGTCACTTTAGTTGACGACACATGACGAAACTCATTTCCCTTTTGACTGTGACTTTGAGAGACTATAATTGGAGTGACTTGGATTCCACTTGAGCTGGAGCAAATAGTTAAGCAGAAATTACATTGTTGATCCTATAATAATTGCTATCTGTTCATTGATATGGTTCATGTTTTTTGTTTAAGCAGAAGGTGCAAGCGCTGCTTTGAGTCTTGCCGGGACAATTCTTCGATTCTACACTGTGAGGGTGTTCCCTTCTGAGATAGCTATTGCACCTGTTAACCCAACA
It encodes:
- the LOC112203746 gene encoding plastid division protein CDP1, chloroplastic-like — translated: MTRKDENLTALWALNAVDTHHHHHIVETPPARTTVEIPVTCYQLIGVPDRAEKDEVVKSVMDLKSAEIEEGYTMDAVGYRRIFLRFLNDFEIFYHMSILKRF